The genomic DNA GACTCGTCAGGAAGAATCAGAGCGCCCGCCTTAAGCCGGTCGTCAAACTGAGTCTTACCCTCAATTGTCAACTCGTAGAGAGCAATATGGGCAACATTAAGAGCCATTGCCTGCCCCAATGTTTTCTTGAAAGTGCCTACGGTCTGGCCAGGCAAACCATACATTAAATCAATATTGATATTAGTAAAGCCGGCGTTTCGGGCCATTTCTACGGCTCGCCGAGCCTCATCGACCGTGTGCGACCTGCCAAGCACCGCTAACAGATCTTCATCAAAGGCCTGAACACCAATACTTAAGCGATTAAAACCAGCCTCAAGCAGCAGATCGAGCGCTGATCGCGATACCGTATTTGGATTTGTTTCGATCGTCAGTTCAGCCAGTGTATCAATGGTAAAAATTTTACGACACGAACCCAGTAACCTGGAAATTTGCTCACCACTATAAATGGTTGGCGTGCCGCCACCAATAAATAGGGTGCCTATAGGCCTTGCCACATCCCAAATTCGCTTGAACTTTTCGCAATGAGCAACCAGAGAGTTGAGATATTTTTCAGGTGGAAGATCCCGGCATGGAAACGAATTAAACGAACAGTAATGACATTTCG from Desulfobulbaceae bacterium includes the following:
- the hemW gene encoding radical SAM family heme chaperone HemW, whose translation is MNAGLYIHIPFCRTKCHYCSFNSFPCRDLPPEKYLNSLVAHCEKFKRIWDVARPIGTLFIGGGTPTIYSGEQISRLLGSCRKIFTIDTLAELTIETNPNTVSRSALDLLLEAGFNRLSIGVQAFDEDLLAVLGRSHTVDEARRAVEMARNAGFTNINIDLMYGLPGQTVGTFKKTLGQAMALNVAHIALYELTIEGKTQFDDRLKAGALILPDESEIVAMEELVQTMLPAHGYLRYEISNYAKAGYFCRHNSNYWENGTYLGVGAGAVSYVDGIRFKNIDNPGQYATLIAADEPAYEYAEGLSTEASFRETVIMGLRMLRGVDLNQLEKRFDLKPLSYYGETLRKLLAEDMIDIDDDYMKLTARALPVANQVLSELV